GCTCGCTGCCCCTCTTTATCATCTCCGCGGACAAGGCCTTCACCCCAGAAAAGGCGCACCGGACCGGCAAACCGGTCATCCTGATTCAGAGCGCCATCCACAGCGGCGAATGCGAGGGCAAGGATGCGGCGATGCTGCTGGCGCGCGACCTGCTGATTGACAAGAAGCACCCGGAGCTGTTTGAAAAGCTCATCTTCCTCATCATTCCCATCTTCAACGTCGATGGCCATGAGCGCTTTTCGCCCTACAACCGCATCAATCAGAACGGCCCACGAGAAATGGGATGGCGGGTAACCTCCACCCGCCTCAACCTGAATCGCGACTTTATGAAAGCCGATGCTCCGGAGATGCGCCAGTGGCTGCAGATGTACCATCGCTGGCTGCCGCACCTCTTCTATGACTGCCACACCACCGACGGCATGGATTATCAGTACCTCCTCACCTTCAATATTGACGAACATGATCAGTTCGGCGGCGCTGTCTCTCGGTGGGCGCGGGAGATTTTCCTGCCCGGCGTCCGGAATGCGTGCCGGACGCGGGGTCTGCTCATCGGGCCCTATGCCGATCTGCTCGAGGAGGATCATCCCGAGAAAGGCTTTGCCATCGGCGTCTGGCGGCCAATGCTCTCGAATGCCTATGCCACTGTGTGCAACCGTGCGGGCTTTCTCATCGAGACCCACTCGCTTAAGCCCTATGCCGTCCGCGTCCAGACGACCCTCGATTTCATTCTCATCGGCTTGCGGGAGATCGTCAAAAAGCCGGAGGCCTTGCTTAAAGCCGTTGCAGAGGAAGATCAGCGGGTTTCGGCCTGGGGCCGTGGTCCGGCGGATACGCTTAAAATCCCGCTGCAGTTTAATACGCGTTTCGACGCGGGAGAGAAGGCCCTGTTTCTTGGTTTTCGCTCGGAAATGAAGGCGGGGGTGGTTTCCGGAGATACCTATCCAGCCTATTCCACCGAAAAAGAAGAGATCCCCACGGTTTATTACAATGAGGCCGAACCGGCCGTGCAGGTGGCGCCGCCGCTGGGCTATCTCATCCCGCAGGGCTGGCAGGCCATCGTCGAGGTTTTGCGCGCCCATGGCATAAAAATGCAGCGCCTGATCCAACCGTGTACCGGGGATTTTGAGGGCTATCGCTTCAGGGAGGTCCGGTTCCGCCCGCGTTCCTATGAAGGCCGCTCCTTGCCTTCCTACCAGGTCGTTCCCGTGACCGAAAAACGCGTTTTTCCCGCCGGCACCATCTTTGTGCCGATGGGAAATCCCCGCGGCAAACTGATCATCCAACTCCTGGAGCCCGAGGCCCCGGACGCCCTGGTCGCCTGGGGATTGATGAACACCATCTTTGAAGACCGGGAATACTTTGAATCCTATGTGATGGAGCCCCTGGCGGAGAAAATGATGGCGGGCGATAAGGCGCTGGCTGAACGGTTTGCCAGCAAAGTGCAGTCAGACAGCGCCTTTGCCGCTAATCCGCGGGCGCGGCTCGCCTTCTTTTACCAGAATTCGCCCTGGTATGATCAGGATAAGGATCTATATCCGATCTGGCGCATGACCCGAGATATTCCGCTGACGCTGGGTGAACTCTAAAACGGGCTCCTGGACGCCATAATCCGGTTTGCCGTGCAGGCCTGGCTTTCCCAGGCTGTTCATCCGGACCATCTTGGGTTTAATTGTAGGAGGGGATACCATGAGCAAGCAACAACTTGGTCTGCGCGTCGCCAGCATCATTTTTGCCCTGATCGCTCTAGCGCAGCTGGCTCGGCTGGTTGCGCGAGTAGAAGTGACGGCGGCGGGATTGCTGGTGCCGTTGTGGCCCAGTGCTGTGGTTGCTGCCCTGGCCGGCGCATTGAGTTGGTGGCTGTGCCGGCTTGCACGCACATCGGAGTAGAGATTAGCCCTCGATGTCGCCTTGTCGATTGATATTTCGCAGAACGCCCGCATCGCCAGCTTCGACAAGGAACTGGCGGATTCCCGATTGCCACAGCACCTGCTGCAGCGTGGCATCGGCGGCAGCAGCCAGGAGCTGCGCCAGGGCCTCCCGCGGCAGAACGACCGGATGGCCCGGCCGGCCGTGAAAAGCGGGCTTGATGACGGCGTCGGAATGATGCTGAAAAGCCTGTTTGAGCTGCAGATAGGTCGGCAACGCCACGAAGGGATGGTCGACCGGGATGATAAAGAGCCCCGGACACGAACGCAAGGCTGCGACGCCCAGCTGCACCGACGAGAACATCCCCAGCTCCGGATGGGGATTGACCAGCAGGCTCCACTCGGCCGCGCAGGGCCTGTCCGGCGCCCCATCCGGCCGGGGATCGCCCATCCGGCTTGCTGCCGCCAGACGAGGGCCGGCCCACGCCGATTGATCTGCGGCTACGACGCAGGCCACCGGTGCGATCTCCGCCTCTCCGAGCCGATCCAGGATCAGCTCCAGATAGCTCCGGCCCGCCGCTTCCAGGCGTAGCTTGGGGGTGCCGATGCGGCGGCCGCTGCCGGCCGCCAGGATGACAGCGCCGATGGCTGCTAGCCCGGGCTCAGGCCCTCCCGATTTCGGCATTGAACGCCCCGATCAGTTCATCGAAATAGCCCACTTCATCCTCGAACAGCGCCCGCCAGTACTCCGGATCCCACTGGGCGTTGAGTTCCTCGCTGCTCTTGCCCTGCTGCTCCACCCAGGTGTAATACTTGAGATGGTGGATCGCCTTGCGGTCTGTGTAGGTCACCTCCTTGAAGTAATCGATCGACTGATGGGCGATCGGACCCGCGTGATCGCGCAGGGCGTCGTCGCGGCGATAGAAACCGCGTTCGGCGGCGAGCTCACTCAGCCGCGACGCGTACATCTCCGCCGAATCGGTAAAGATGGTGAGGATCACATCCTCCTCGCCGAACTCGAAGTATTTCGCCGTTTTGACGGCCGCGAGCAGATTGGCGATGCTCGAGATGCCGAGCAGGGGGAGTCGCTCGATCAGAGCGGCTTCGAGGCCGGTTTCGGCCAGGTACTCCTGCCCCGCTGGCTCGTTGAAGAGGCGCAGCAGGCGCATGCAATCCTCGTCGTCGATGGCGGCAACGGCGTCAGTGTTGCGGACATTGTGCACCCAGGGGATGTGCTTGTCGCCGATGCCCTCGATACGGTGGCCGCCGAAGCCGTTCATCAGCAGGGTGGGGCACTGCAGGGCCTCGCTCGCGACCACCCTGAGGCTGGGATGATGCGCCTTGAGATAATCCCCTGCCGCGATGGTGCCGGCTGAGCCCGTCGCCGAAATAAAAGCGGCGGGGCGCAGCGCCGGATTTCCCAGCCCTTCCACCACCTCGTCGCAGGCCGGGCCGGTGACGCTGTAGTGCCAGATCGGATTCCCGAATTCCTCGAATTGGTTGAGGATCACATTCAGCGGGTCTTGGCGCAGTTCGTGGCACTTGTCATAAATCTCTTTGACGTTCGACTCGCAGCCCGGTGTGGCGATCACTTCCGCGCCGATCTCGCGCAGCCATTCAAAGCGTTCGCGCGACATCTCCTCGGGGAGGATGGCGATCGCCGTACAGCCGAGCAGAGCGCAGTCGAAGGCTCCGCCGCGGCAGTAATTGCCCGTCGAGGGCCAGACCGCCTTGTGCTTTTCCGGATCGAATGCGCCGCTGACCAGCCTCGGCACCAGGCAGCCGAAGGCCGCGCCGACCTTGTGCGCCCCGGTCGGAAAATACCGGCCTACCAGTCCTATGATGCGCGCCTTGATACCGCTCAGGGCGGGAGGGATCTCGAGCCAGTTTACGCCGCCGAAGAGGCCGGTGCGTATGTCGTTTTTCCAGGTGATGCGGTAGAGGTTGAGGGGATTGATATCCCAGAGGCCGACCTTCTGCAGCCTATCCGTGATCTGCGGCGGCAGGGTCTCCGGATTCCGGAGCTGCTGAAAAGTCGGAATGGTGATGCCGAGCTGTTTGCAGCGCGCGGCGGTTTTACGGATGATCTCGGGGTGCAGCTCTTTGATGATTTGCGGCATGACAGCTCCTATGCGTTCAGTCGGGCCAGTTGGGTGGGCAGGTCAGGGATCCGGGCCATGGCGATCATGGCGGCGATGATGAAGGGCTTGAAGCCCGCCTCACGGTAGGTCTCGAGCCGGTATTTTTCAAAGACCTCGCGGGCGACCTCGCCGCGCTCGCAGCTCACCCCGGAGATGTCCGCCGGCAGGCAGTGCATGTAGAGGGCGCAGCCCCCCTTCGTCTCCTTCATTTTCGTCTCGTCGCACTCCCAGTCCTTGAAGCGCGCGTTGTTGGCGAGACATTCTTTCTCGAGGGCCTTGAGCCCCTCACGGTCGCCCCGCTTGAGCAGGGCGGTGCGCTCCTCCATCACCCGGTAGGGGGCCCAGGATTTGGGATAGACGATATCGGCCCCCGCAAAGGCCTCCGCCATGCTCTCGGTCCGATGGAAGCTACCGCCGCTGGTGGCGCTGTTCCGGCGCGCGATCTCGAGGACCTCGGGGATGAGATCGTACCCAGGCGGATGGGCGAGGGTCACCTCCATGCCGAAGCGGGTGAGCAGACCGATGATGCCCTGCGGCACCGAGAGGGGCTTGCCGTAGCTGGGGGAGTAGGCCCAACTCATGGCGATTTTTTTGCCGCGCAGGGCCTCGAGCGAGCCGAAGTGGTTCCGAATGTGGAGGAGATCGGCCGCGGTCTGGGTGGGATGGTCGATGTCGCATTGGAGGTTGATGACCGCGGGGCGCTGGTGCAGGACCCCCGCCTCGAATCCCTCCTGAAGAGCGGCGCTCACCTCGCGCATATAGCGGTTGCCCTCGCCCAGGAACATGTCATCGCGGATGCCGATCGCCTCGGCGAGAAAGGAGATCATATTGGCGGTCTCGCGCACGGTCTCGCCGTGGGCGATCTGGGATTTGACCTCGTCGAGTTCGGAGAGCCCCAGCCCCAGAGCGTTGACCGCGGCGGCGAAGCTGAAGCGGGTGCGGGTCGAGTTGTCGCGGAAGATGGAGATCGCCAGCCCGGAGTCGAAGAGGCGGAAGGGTTTCTTCTGTCGGTGCATCTCGGAAAAAAATTCTGCCGTAAGCAGGAGGGCCTCGATCTCGTCGCGGCTCTTTTCCCAGGTGAGGAGAAAGTCCCGGTTATGCGCGTGGACGTCAAGTTTCTCGAGCGCCAGTACATTCTTTGCGATTAAATCCATTCTGTCCTCAGGGTAATGATTCCATTATTTGAAATGTTTGCTGGAAAAGGATTCTCACACGGTGGCAGAGTCCAAAGAGCGTAGTTTCTCTGTGTCTCCTCGACCCTGTGAGAGACTATTTTCTATAAAAGGGCGCCGCCAGCTCCACCGCATCGATGATCTGCTGATACCCCGTGCAGCGGCAGAGATTACCATGCAGGGCCTGGCGGATCTCCGCCCGAGTCGGAGCGGGATTTCGCAGCAGCAGGGCATGGGCGGCCAGGATCATCCCCGGCGTGCAAAAGCCGCACTGCACGGCCCCGGCGTCGAGAAAGGCTTGCTGAAGGGGGTGCAGCAAGCCGTCCGGCGGCGTCAGTCCCTCGATCGTCAGCACCTCCGACCCTGCTACATCCTTGAGCCGCCGCGTGCAGGACTTGAGCGGCCGGCCGTCGACTAACACCGTGCAGGCCCCGCAGGCACCGATTTCGCAGCCCGCCTTGGCCCCGGTCAGATCGAGTTCCTCGCGCAGCCAGTCGAGCAGCCTTTTTTCGGCCAGCCCTTCGCCGATCTCATGGGTCACGCCGTTCACCATCAACTTCATCGCGCACCTCGTTTCTGCGCTTCCCCGGGCGCATCCGATCCGGCGATCCGGATCGGCAGGGCATAATGACGGACCCCCGTCGCGTTATAGATCGCGTTGGCGATCGCCGGGGCCATGATCTCGTTGGCCGGTTCTCCGATGCTCTTGGCCCCGGTGGGCGAGACCGGATCGGGATTCTCGACGATCAACGCCGTCATCTCCGGCAGATCACCCGCGCGCGGGATGCGGTACCGCTGCAGATTGGTGTGGGCGATCCTGCCCCCGGCGATCTGGAGATCCTCGTGCAGGGCATAGCCGGTGCTCATCGCGATGCCGCCATAGATCTGGCCGAGGAGCATGGTGTTGTTGATCGCCTTGCCGACATCGTGGCAGGCCACCGCATTGAGCAGCCGGACCTTGCCGGTCTTGCGGTTCACCGTCAGCTCCACCGCCTGGCAGCCGTAAACCCAGGTGAAATAGGCGTTGCCCTGGCCCGTCTCCTCATCCCAGGTCACCTGGGGGGCACGATAGACCCCGAGGGCATATGGAAACTGCTGTTTCTGGAACATCCTCCTGATCACCTCAGCGAAGGGGAGGGAGCGGCCTCCCGGCCCGGAAAGCTGGTTGGAGGCGAAGACGATCTCCCCGGGAGTGCAACCGAGATCGGCTGCGGCCGACACCGCGATCTTTTTCTTCACCTCGCGCGCCGCCAGGACAACGGCCCCGCCGCCCATGATCGTGCCGCGCGAGGCGACGGTGGTGCCGCTGTCCGGGATCACCGAGGTCGAGGAGCGCCGGTAACGGATCTTCTCCAGGCCGATCCCCAGCTCGCGCGCCAGGATCAGCGCCATGGCCGTCTCGGCGCCCTGGCCGTTTTCGTGCACCCCCGCCTCGAGCAGCACCGAGCCGTCCGCCTGCACATTGACGATGGCGGCGCAGAAATCGACCCCCTCGGCCCCGAGGCTGACCCCGCGGTAGCTCATCGCCAGCCCGATACCGTAAAGCTCCTCCTCATTGCCGCGCCCATGGCTGCAGCGCGCCAGCTTGGTCTCGTAATCGATCTCCTTCAGAACCTGATCCAGCACCTGCTCCATCGCGACCGTGTGCCCCTCCAGCTTCTGACCGGTGATGGTGACGCTGCCCTGGCGCACCATATTCATGCGCCGCAGCGCGATCCCGGACATCCCCAGCTGCTCCGCCGACTCCTCGATCAGCGATTCGATGATGAAATTCATCTGCGGCGAGCCGAATCCCCGCATCGCCCCGGTGACGGGATTGTTGGTATAAACTCCGAAGGTGTCGCAGTGAACGTTTTCGACTACATAGGGGCCGCAGCACTGCACCGTCGAACGCCAGGTCACCCAGGGGGTGACCGAGCAGTAGGCCCCGCCGTCGGCGATGATCCGGCAGTCGACTGCCGTGATCCGCCCCGCGCGGGTCAGCCCCATTTTGTAGTAGACGCGGTAGGGATGGCGCTTGTAGCTCTCGCGGATCGACCACTCCCGGGAATAGACCATCTTGACCGGCCGGTTGAGCAGCCGGGCCGCCAGGGCAGTGCGGGCGCAGACGATCGCCGCGGTGTCGTCCTTGCCGCCAAAGCCGCCGCCGAGGGGCGTGCCGATGATCTCGACATCGGCGAGGGGGAGGCCGAGGCAGGCCGCGACGAAGCGGCGCGTGCTGAAGGGATGCTGCATGCTGCCGTAAACCTCAACCGTGCCGTCGGGGCGGGGGAGAGCGATGCTGACCTCGGGCTCCATGTAGGCGTGCTCGACGAACGGGGTGGTGAAGGTTTTTTCGAGCACCAGATCGGCCTCGGCAAAGCCGCGGTTCANNNNNNNNNNNNNNNNNNNNNNNNNNNNNNNNNNNNNNNNNNNNNNNNNNNNNNNNNNNNNNNNNNNNNNNNNNNNNNNNNNNNNNNNNNNNNNNNNNNNCACCCCGGGGCTCTTCTCTGCCTCCGCTGTGTCGATGCCGGTCAACACGGCATGGACGTGATCGGCATAGACCGGGACGGCATGGAGCATACCGGCGAATTTTAGATCGCCGGTGAACTTGGCCCGTCCGGTCACCTTGGCGGGGCCGTCGTTGCGCCAGCCCTTTTCCCTCATTTCTGACATAGCCATACACCTCCGGGCGTATCCGGCTCCAGGATCTCCCCGTTCTCCACAACAAGCCGACCGCGCAGGAAGGCCGCCCGGATGGCCACGGTCGTCTTCATGCCGGGATAGGTTTCAAAGGTATCGGCCAAGCTCGAGCAGATGGATCGCTCCGCTCCGCTGGTCCGGAGCACTACCAGATCGGCATCGGCGCCGATCTGAAGGCTCCCCTTGCGAGGGTAGAGCCCAAGGATCTGCGCAGGATGGGCCGAGA
The nucleotide sequence above comes from bacterium. Encoded proteins:
- the ygeW gene encoding knotted carbamoyltransferase YgeW gives rise to the protein MDLIAKNVLALEKLDVHAHNRDFLLTWEKSRDEIEALLLTAEFFSEMHRQKKPFRLFDSGLAISIFRDNSTRTRFSFAAAVNALGLGLSELDEVKSQIAHGETVRETANMISFLAEAIGIRDDMFLGEGNRYMREVSAALQEGFEAGVLHQRPAVINLQCDIDHPTQTAADLLHIRNHFGSLEALRGKKIAMSWAYSPSYGKPLSVPQGIIGLLTRFGMEVTLAHPPGYDLIPEVLEIARRNSATSGGSFHRTESMAEAFAGADIVYPKSWAPYRVMEERTALLKRGDREGLKALEKECLANNARFKDWECDETKMKETKGGCALYMHCLPADISGVSCERGEVAREVFEKYRLETYREAGFKPFIIAAMIAMARIPDLPTQLARLNA
- a CDS encoding M14 family metallopeptidase; this encodes MSSKTYKWSAIACALTAFFTSPAMAGEEGWLTFFEKSGGLETPRYAETMAYFERLDQASAFARLESFGRSPEGRSLPLFIISADKAFTPEKAHRTGKPVILIQSAIHSGECEGKDAAMLLARDLLIDKKHPELFEKLIFLIIPIFNVDGHERFSPYNRINQNGPREMGWRVTSTRLNLNRDFMKADAPEMRQWLQMYHRWLPHLFYDCHTTDGMDYQYLLTFNIDEHDQFGGAVSRWAREIFLPGVRNACRTRGLLIGPYADLLEEDHPEKGFAIGVWRPMLSNAYATVCNRAGFLIETHSLKPYAVRVQTTLDFILIGLREIVKKPEALLKAVAEEDQRVSAWGRGPADTLKIPLQFNTRFDAGEKALFLGFRSEMKAGVVSGDTYPAYSTEKEEIPTVYYNEAEPAVQVAPPLGYLIPQGWQAIVEVLRAHGIKMQRLIQPCTGDFEGYRFREVRFRPRSYEGRSLPSYQVVPVTEKRVFPAGTIFVPMGNPRGKLIIQLLEPEAPDALVAWGLMNTIFEDREYFESYVMEPLAEKMMAGDKALAERFASKVQSDSAFAANPRARLAFFYQNSPWYDQDKDLYPIWRMTRDIPLTLGEL
- a CDS encoding (2Fe-2S)-binding protein, translated to MKLMVNGVTHEIGEGLAEKRLLDWLREELDLTGAKAGCEIGACGACTVLVDGRPLKSCTRRLKDVAGSEVLTIEGLTPPDGLLHPLQQAFLDAGAVQCGFCTPGMILAAHALLLRNPAPTRAEIRQALHGNLCRCTGYQQIIDAVELAAPFYRK
- a CDS encoding pyridoxal-phosphate dependent enzyme; translated protein: MPQIIKELHPEIIRKTAARCKQLGITIPTFQQLRNPETLPPQITDRLQKVGLWDINPLNLYRITWKNDIRTGLFGGVNWLEIPPALSGIKARIIGLVGRYFPTGAHKVGAAFGCLVPRLVSGAFDPEKHKAVWPSTGNYCRGGAFDCALLGCTAIAILPEEMSRERFEWLREIGAEVIATPGCESNVKEIYDKCHELRQDPLNVILNQFEEFGNPIWHYSVTGPACDEVVEGLGNPALRPAAFISATGSAGTIAAGDYLKAHHPSLRVVASEALQCPTLLMNGFGGHRIEGIGDKHIPWVHNVRNTDAVAAIDDEDCMRLLRLFNEPAGQEYLAETGLEAALIERLPLLGISSIANLLAAVKTAKYFEFGEEDVILTIFTDSAEMYASRLSELAAERGFYRRDDALRDHAGPIAHQSIDYFKEVTYTDRKAIHHLKYYTWVEQQGKSSEELNAQWDPEYWRALFEDEVGYFDELIGAFNAEIGRA
- a CDS encoding molybdopterin-dependent oxidoreductase; its protein translation is NRGFAEADLVLEKTFTTPFVEHAYMEPEVSIALPRPDGTVEVYGSMQHPFSTRRFVAACLGLPLADVEIIGTPLGGGFGGKDDTAAIVCARTALAARLLNRPVKMVYSREWSIRESYKRHPYRVYYKMGLTRAGRITAVDCRIIADGGAYCSVTPWVTWRSTVQCCGPYVVENVHCDTFGVYTNNPVTGAMRGFGSPQMNFIIESLIEESAEQLGMSGIALRRMNMVRQGSVTITGQKLEGHTVAMEQVLDQVLKEIDYETKLARCSHGRGNEEELYGIGLAMSYRGVSLGAEGVDFCAAIVNVQADGSVLLEAGVHENGQGAETAMALILARELGIGLEKIRYRRSSTSVIPDSGTTVASRGTIMGGGAVVLAAREVKKKIAVSAAADLGCTPGEIVFASNQLSGPGGRSLPFAEVIRRMFQKQQFPYALGVYRAPQVTWDEETGQGNAYFTWVYGCQAVELTVNRKTGKVRLLNAVACHDVGKAINNTMLLGQIYGGIAMSTGYALHEDLQIAGGRIAHTNLQRYRIPRAGDLPEMTALIVENPDPVSPTGAKSIGEPANEIMAPAIANAIYNATGVRHYALPIRIAGSDAPGEAQKRGAR
- a CDS encoding NTP transferase domain-containing protein, with the translated sequence MPKSGGPEPGLAAIGAVILAAGSGRRIGTPKLRLEAAGRSYLELILDRLGEAEIAPVACVVAADQSAWAGPRLAAASRMGDPRPDGAPDRPCAAEWSLLVNPHPELGMFSSVQLGVAALRSCPGLFIIPVDHPFVALPTYLQLKQAFQHHSDAVIKPAFHGRPGHPVVLPREALAQLLAAAADATLQQVLWQSGIRQFLVEAGDAGVLRNINRQGDIEG